The proteins below are encoded in one region of Streptomyces ficellus:
- a CDS encoding HAMP domain-containing protein yields the protein MAETAVEGSRTVPRSRPSRGGGKVGESELRQLLAGLTAVRDGDFGTRLPDEEDGLIGEIATVFNGMVDQLSLFTSEVTRVAREVGTEGTLGGQAVVPGVSGTWADLTDSVNAMAGNLTTQVRDIAQVATAVAKGDLSQKIDVDARGEILELKDTVNTMVDQLSAFADEVTRVAREVGSEGRLGGQAEVPGVGGVWRDLTDSVNFMAGNLTDQVRNIAQVTTAVAQGDLSQKITVNARGEILELKNTINTMVDQLSSFADEVTRMAREVGTEGILGGQADVKGVSGTWRDLTDSVNFMAGNLTAQVRSIAQVATAVAKGDLSQKITVTARGEILELKNTINTMVDQLSAFADEVTRVAREVGTEGRLGGQADVKGVSGTWKDLTESVNVMADNLTAQVRSIAEVTTAVAQGDLSQKIRVDARGEILELKETINTMVDQLSAFADEVTRVAREVGTEGNLGGQATVRGVSGTWKDLTDNVNVMASNLTGQVRSIAQVATAVAKGDLSQKITVEAKGEVAALAGVINTMVDTLSAFADEVTRVAREVGTEGQLGGQARVPNVAGTWKDLTDNVNSMANNLTNQVRNIALVTTAVANGDLSKKIDVDARGEILELKTTINTMVDQLSAFAAEVTRVAREVGSEGRLGGQAEVEGVSGTWKRLTENVNELAGNLTRQVRAIAEVASAVAEGDLTRSITVDASGEVAELKDNINSMVESLRETTLANQEQDWLKSNLARISSLMQGHRDLSVVAELVMDELTPLVSAQYGAFYLAEEAGAGTELTLVGSYGQPADFTGHARFKLGESLVGQAARSRRTIAVEQVPDDYVSISSGLGSSCPASLIVLPIVVEDQVLGVIELASFGPFTAVHRDFLEQLMETLGVNVNTIVANARTDELLDESQRLTAELQARSEELQVQQDELQRSNAELEEKAALLAAQNRDIETKNLEIEQARQELEARAQQLSLASKYKSEFLANMSHELRTPLNSLLILAQLLAQNPTRNLTPKQVEYAGIIHSAGSDLLQLINDILDLSKVEAGKMDINPEVVALRQLLDYVEATFRPMTTQKNLEFTISTAPGVATDLLTDDSRLRQVLRNLLSNAVKFTERGSVELRIEMAVESELPASVHRGLPVMAFRVKDTGIGIPEQHLEAIFGAFQQADGTTSRKYGGTGLGLSISREIAHLLGGAVTAESAQGRGSTFTLYLPVTRADWETTGFAAGPALFAADETPDAAVSVPPARPAPTPRQKRRLLVVEERNRGLLSLVAESAVADLTGNGDLPKRSADIEVITAVGAQEAAESLAAGPFHCVVLELDMPKDAALQFLDAMDGDAAGTTVPVLAHNSRRLERAQEEKLESRAHTRPLELISSLDELRERIALHLSAEEPGDVLPLVRAEETRRQSSQPVDGALTGRTVLVVDDDARNLYAISGILELHGIEVLHAEDGRKGIEALKEHPETDLILMDVMMPEMDGYAATLAIREDPAHAQLPIIAVTAKAMPGDREKSLASGASDYVTKPVDANDLIACIRRWLSA from the coding sequence ATGGCTGAGACGGCGGTCGAAGGTTCCCGTACCGTGCCGCGGTCCCGGCCCTCTCGCGGGGGCGGCAAGGTGGGCGAGTCCGAGCTCCGGCAGTTGCTGGCCGGCCTCACGGCGGTGCGCGACGGGGACTTCGGCACCAGGCTTCCCGACGAGGAAGACGGGCTGATCGGCGAGATCGCCACCGTCTTCAACGGCATGGTCGACCAGCTGTCGCTGTTCACCTCCGAGGTGACCCGGGTGGCGCGGGAGGTCGGCACCGAGGGCACCCTGGGCGGGCAGGCGGTGGTGCCCGGGGTGTCCGGCACCTGGGCCGACCTGACCGACTCGGTGAACGCCATGGCGGGCAACCTGACGACCCAGGTCCGCGACATCGCCCAGGTGGCGACCGCGGTGGCCAAGGGGGACCTGTCGCAGAAGATCGACGTCGACGCGCGGGGCGAGATCCTGGAGCTGAAGGACACCGTCAACACGATGGTCGACCAGCTCTCCGCCTTCGCCGACGAGGTCACCCGCGTCGCCCGCGAGGTGGGCAGCGAAGGCCGGCTCGGCGGGCAGGCCGAGGTGCCCGGGGTCGGCGGTGTCTGGCGGGACCTGACCGACTCGGTGAACTTCATGGCCGGCAACCTCACCGACCAGGTCCGCAACATCGCACAGGTCACGACGGCCGTCGCGCAGGGCGACCTCTCGCAGAAGATCACCGTCAACGCGCGCGGCGAGATCCTGGAGCTGAAGAACACCATCAACACGATGGTCGACCAGCTCTCCTCGTTCGCCGACGAGGTCACCCGCATGGCGCGCGAGGTGGGAACCGAGGGGATCCTCGGCGGGCAGGCGGACGTCAAGGGCGTCTCCGGTACGTGGCGGGACCTCACGGACTCCGTCAACTTCATGGCCGGCAACCTCACGGCCCAGGTGCGGTCGATCGCCCAGGTGGCGACCGCGGTGGCCAAGGGTGACCTCTCGCAGAAGATCACGGTCACGGCCCGCGGCGAGATCCTGGAGCTGAAGAACACCATCAACACGATGGTCGACCAGCTCTCCGCCTTCGCCGACGAGGTCACCCGCGTCGCCCGCGAGGTCGGCACCGAGGGCCGGCTCGGCGGCCAGGCGGACGTCAAGGGCGTCTCGGGCACCTGGAAGGACCTCACCGAGTCGGTGAACGTGATGGCCGACAACCTGACGGCACAGGTGCGGTCCATCGCCGAGGTGACCACCGCCGTGGCCCAGGGCGACCTGTCGCAGAAGATCCGGGTCGACGCGCGGGGCGAGATCCTGGAGCTGAAGGAGACCATCAACACGATGGTCGACCAGCTCTCCGCCTTCGCCGACGAGGTCACCCGCGTCGCCCGCGAGGTCGGCACCGAGGGCAATCTCGGCGGTCAGGCGACCGTCCGGGGCGTGTCGGGCACCTGGAAGGACCTGACCGACAACGTCAACGTCATGGCCTCCAACCTGACCGGCCAGGTGCGGTCGATCGCCCAGGTGGCGACCGCGGTGGCCAAGGGTGACCTCTCGCAGAAGATCACCGTCGAGGCCAAGGGCGAGGTCGCCGCACTCGCCGGGGTGATCAACACCATGGTGGACACGCTCTCGGCGTTCGCCGACGAGGTCACCCGTGTCGCCCGCGAGGTGGGCACCGAGGGCCAGCTCGGCGGGCAGGCGCGCGTGCCCAACGTGGCGGGCACCTGGAAGGACCTCACCGACAACGTCAACTCGATGGCGAACAACCTCACCAACCAGGTGCGCAACATCGCCCTCGTCACCACCGCCGTCGCCAACGGTGACCTGTCGAAGAAGATCGACGTCGACGCGCGCGGCGAGATCCTGGAGCTGAAGACCACCATCAACACCATGGTCGACCAGCTCTCGGCGTTCGCCGCCGAGGTGACCCGGGTGGCGCGCGAGGTGGGCAGTGAGGGCCGGCTCGGCGGCCAGGCCGAGGTCGAGGGCGTGTCGGGCACGTGGAAGCGCCTGACGGAGAACGTCAACGAGCTGGCGGGCAACCTGACCCGGCAGGTCCGGGCCATCGCCGAGGTGGCGAGCGCGGTGGCCGAGGGCGACCTGACCCGCTCCATCACGGTCGACGCCTCCGGTGAGGTCGCCGAGCTGAAGGACAACATCAACTCCATGGTGGAGTCGCTGCGCGAGACGACCCTGGCCAACCAGGAACAGGACTGGCTCAAGTCCAACCTCGCCCGCATCTCCAGCCTGATGCAGGGCCACCGCGACCTGTCCGTGGTCGCGGAGCTGGTGATGGACGAGCTGACCCCGCTGGTCTCCGCGCAGTACGGCGCCTTCTACCTCGCCGAGGAGGCCGGCGCGGGGACCGAGCTGACGCTCGTCGGTTCCTACGGCCAGCCGGCGGACTTCACCGGGCACGCCCGGTTCAAGCTGGGCGAGTCCCTGGTGGGGCAGGCCGCGCGCAGCCGGCGGACGATCGCCGTCGAGCAGGTGCCCGACGACTACGTCAGCATCTCCTCCGGACTCGGCTCGTCCTGCCCGGCCAGCCTGATCGTGCTGCCGATCGTCGTCGAGGACCAGGTCCTCGGCGTCATCGAGCTGGCGTCGTTCGGGCCGTTCACCGCGGTGCACCGGGACTTCCTGGAGCAGTTGATGGAGACGCTGGGCGTCAACGTCAACACGATCGTCGCCAACGCCCGTACGGATGAACTTCTCGACGAGTCGCAGCGGCTGACGGCGGAGCTCCAGGCCCGTTCCGAGGAACTCCAGGTGCAGCAGGACGAGTTGCAGCGCTCCAACGCGGAGCTGGAGGAGAAGGCCGCGCTGCTGGCCGCCCAGAACCGGGACATCGAGACGAAGAACCTGGAGATCGAGCAGGCCCGGCAGGAGCTGGAGGCGCGGGCGCAGCAGCTGTCCCTGGCCTCCAAGTACAAGTCGGAGTTCCTGGCCAACATGAGCCACGAGCTGCGCACCCCGCTGAACAGCCTGCTCATCCTCGCCCAGCTGCTGGCGCAGAACCCGACGCGCAACCTGACCCCGAAGCAGGTCGAGTACGCGGGCATCATCCACTCGGCGGGGTCCGACCTGCTGCAGCTCATCAACGACATCCTCGACCTGTCCAAGGTCGAGGCGGGCAAGATGGACATCAACCCGGAGGTCGTGGCGCTGCGGCAGCTCCTCGACTACGTCGAGGCGACGTTCCGGCCCATGACGACGCAGAAGAACCTCGAGTTCACCATCAGCACGGCCCCCGGTGTGGCCACCGACCTGCTCACCGACGACTCCCGGCTGCGGCAGGTGCTGCGCAACCTGCTGTCCAACGCGGTGAAGTTCACCGAGCGCGGCAGCGTCGAGCTGCGCATCGAGATGGCCGTGGAGAGCGAGCTGCCCGCCTCGGTCCACCGGGGCCTTCCGGTGATGGCGTTCCGCGTCAAGGACACCGGCATCGGCATCCCCGAGCAGCACCTGGAGGCGATCTTCGGTGCCTTCCAGCAGGCCGACGGGACCACCAGCCGCAAGTACGGCGGCACCGGCCTGGGGCTGTCCATCAGCCGCGAGATCGCGCATCTCCTCGGCGGCGCGGTGACCGCCGAGAGCGCGCAGGGCCGGGGAAGCACGTTCACCCTGTACCTGCCGGTGACGCGGGCCGACTGGGAGACCACCGGCTTCGCGGCCGGGCCCGCCCTGTTCGCGGCGGACGAGACGCCCGATGCCGCGGTGAGCGTTCCGCCGGCCCGCCCCGCGCCCACGCCCCGGCAGAAGAGGCGGCTGCTGGTGGTGGAGGAGCGCAACAGGGGGCTGCTGTCCCTGGTCGCCGAGAGCGCGGTGGCCGATCTGACCGGCAACGGCGACCTGCCCAAGCGGTCGGCGGACATCGAGGTCATCACGGCGGTGGGGGCGCAGGAGGCGGCCGAGAGTCTGGCCGCCGGGCCGTTCCACTGCGTCGTGCTGGAACTCGACATGCCGAAGGACGCGGCCCTGCAGTTCCTGGACGCCATGGACGGGGACGCGGCGGGGACGACCGTGCCGGTCCTGGCGCACAACAGCCGCCGGCTGGAACGGGCCCAGGAGGAGAAGCTCGAGTCCCGGGCGCACACCCGGCCACTGGAGCTGATCTCCAGCCTCGACGAGCTCCGCGAGCGGATCGCCCTGCACCTGTCGGCGGAGGAACCGGGGGACGTCCTGCCGCTGGTACGGGCCGAGGAGACGCGCCGGCAGTCCTCCCAGCCGGTCGACGGCGCCCTCACCGGGCGTACGGTGCTGGTGGTGGACGACGACGCGCGCAACCTGTACGCCATCAGCGGCATCCTGGAGCTGCACGGCATCGAGGTGCTGCACGCCGAGGACGGCCGCAAGGGCATCGAGGCGCTCAAGGAGCACCCCGAGACCGATCTGATCCTGATGGACGTGATGATGCCGGAGATGGACGGTTACGCCGCCACCCTCGCGATCCGGGAGGACCCGGCGCACGCGCAGCTGCCCATCATCGCGGTGACGGCGAAGGCCATGCCGGGTGACCGGGAGAAGAGCCTGGCCTCGGGCGCCAGTGACTACGTGACCAAGCCGGTGGACGCCAACGACCTGATCGCCTGCATCCGGCGCTGGCTGTCCGCCTGA
- a CDS encoding alpha/beta hydrolase family protein: protein MTGGYQVYRAALPEVCAADPARMVFTADADGRCEVFTWDATVRRARQVTRRPRGTLHGAIDRDAHVWWFDEDEHGRGRWWFQPFTGGADRPGLTGVPPGLPRGLAVSDHGTVALALGDGRATTVHLGPRGGAARTVARIPGHATLTGITPGGGLLALSGAGGVTVLTPAGTVRAVPPGGGDTGRLWSLGFAPTGTGDPTGAGDPTELLLVRERDDHYVLSSWRPATGTVTHDWCAFDTEITARWEDGGRTVLVRQDRHGRSALHRADLTARTLTAVPTPAGTLLDAATRRRGDLHYLWTATGHPPRLCSTHGTPLPPLPTVAGRVPGTQRDVWTPGPDGPVHTLLSLPDDTGDTGAPERATHAPAPAVFLVHGGPADHDRDAYDGVVHSLVASGFAVARVNYRGSTGYGPRWRRAHGRGVGLTQVDDLVSVRADLVARRLIRPDAVGLWGTSWGGYLVLLALGTRPGLWRAGVAVKPVADCAAAHRTTTPALRALDERLFGGTPDEVPERYARSSPIHYASEVRAPLLVAAATHDAKCPPGQVRGYLAALRAAGVRHEAMWLDSGHDGYDGGDHVAVLRRAVVFLDHELRGPAPGTAPGPARRPRTPRSARSGEQRTAERTTERRTTHAEGHHPQRPARG, encoded by the coding sequence ATGACCGGCGGTTACCAGGTGTACCGGGCCGCGCTCCCCGAGGTGTGCGCCGCCGACCCGGCCAGGATGGTCTTCACCGCCGACGCCGACGGCCGTTGCGAGGTGTTCACCTGGGACGCCACCGTCCGCCGCGCCCGGCAGGTCACCCGGCGGCCCCGGGGCACGCTGCACGGGGCCATCGACCGTGACGCCCACGTGTGGTGGTTCGACGAGGACGAACACGGCCGCGGGCGCTGGTGGTTCCAGCCCTTCACCGGCGGCGCCGACCGGCCGGGGCTGACCGGCGTGCCGCCCGGCCTGCCCCGGGGCCTCGCCGTGAGCGACCACGGCACCGTCGCCCTCGCCCTCGGCGACGGGCGCGCCACCACCGTCCACCTCGGCCCGCGCGGCGGCGCCGCCCGCACGGTGGCGCGGATCCCGGGGCACGCCACGCTCACCGGCATCACACCGGGGGGCGGTCTGCTCGCCCTGAGCGGCGCGGGCGGCGTCACCGTACTCACCCCCGCAGGGACCGTCCGCGCCGTCCCGCCGGGCGGGGGCGACACCGGCCGCCTCTGGTCCCTCGGCTTCGCCCCCACCGGCACCGGCGATCCCACCGGTGCCGGCGACCCCACGGAACTGCTCCTCGTCCGCGAACGCGACGACCACTACGTGCTGTCGAGCTGGCGGCCCGCCACCGGAACCGTCACGCACGACTGGTGTGCCTTCGACACCGAGATCACCGCCCGCTGGGAGGACGGCGGGCGCACGGTCCTGGTCCGGCAGGACCGTCACGGGCGCTCCGCCCTCCACCGCGCCGACCTCACCGCGCGGACCCTCACCGCGGTGCCGACCCCGGCCGGCACCCTGCTGGACGCCGCCACCCGACGCCGGGGCGACCTGCACTACCTGTGGACCGCCACCGGCCACCCGCCCAGGCTGTGTTCCACCCACGGCACTCCCCTGCCCCCGCTGCCGACGGTGGCCGGACGGGTGCCCGGTACCCAGCGGGACGTGTGGACGCCGGGCCCCGACGGTCCGGTCCACACCCTGCTCAGCCTCCCCGACGACACCGGCGACACCGGCGCCCCCGAACGAGCCACCCACGCTCCGGCACCGGCGGTGTTCCTGGTGCACGGCGGCCCCGCCGACCACGACCGGGACGCCTACGACGGTGTCGTCCACTCCCTGGTCGCCTCCGGTTTCGCCGTCGCCCGCGTCAACTACCGCGGCTCGACCGGCTACGGGCCGCGCTGGCGGCGCGCCCACGGCCGGGGCGTCGGTCTCACCCAGGTCGACGACCTGGTGTCCGTACGGGCCGACCTCGTCGCCCGCCGGCTGATCCGCCCCGACGCCGTGGGGCTGTGGGGGACCTCCTGGGGCGGCTACCTCGTCCTGCTCGCCCTCGGCACGCGCCCCGGCCTGTGGCGGGCGGGGGTCGCCGTGAAGCCGGTCGCCGACTGCGCGGCCGCCCACCGCACGACCACCCCGGCCCTGCGCGCCCTGGACGAGCGGCTCTTCGGCGGCACGCCCGACGAGGTCCCCGAGCGGTACGCGCGCAGCTCACCGATCCACTACGCCTCCGAGGTCCGGGCCCCGCTGCTGGTGGCCGCCGCCACGCACGACGCCAAGTGCCCGCCCGGCCAGGTCCGCGGCTACCTCGCCGCGCTGCGCGCCGCCGGGGTCCGCCACGAGGCGATGTGGCTCGACTCGGGCCACGACGGCTACGACGGCGGCGACCACGTCGCCGTACTGCGCCGCGCCGTGGTCTTCCTGGACCACGAACTGCGCGGCCCGGCGCCCGGCACCGCACCCGGTCCGGCGCGCCGCCCCCGAACGCCCCGCTCCGCCCGGAGCGGGGAGCAACGCACCGCCGAACGCACCACGGAGAGGAGAACGACCCATGCAGAAGGACATCATCCACAACGACCCGCTCGCGGGTGA
- a CDS encoding RiPP maturation radical SAM C-methyltransferase: protein MRVLLVNMPWSPIDLPSLALGILKRSVDERVPGAEAEVLHANLEFTDWITARTEFTGDDYEYYALSSYFMGCGDWVFSSALYDDPQWRDEEFTKVMRGKLKKSRMAMTRALHRVVPEFVDEIARRIVAYAPDVVGFTSTFQQNTAALAAARRVKQLAPHIVTVMGGANCDGAQGAAVHRNFAFVDHVVRGEGEAAFPELLTALAGGRDLAGVPGLCHRGPDGESLANPMATRPLPPAAILPPDYTGYFERLAASVARNWVEPKLVVEGARGCWWGEKHHCTFCGLNGSFMEFRSKSPDTFYEEIMELARRHRVLDMYVVDNILDMGYLTTVLPRIIDSEYDLRLHIEIKANMRRAQLRTLAEAGMIYVQPGIESLNHKVLDLMDKGVSGCQNVRMLRDGAETGLSVAWNYLHGFPGETAGDYEPVIAQIPALEHLDPPVDLSARIAIERFSPYFERPELGFTGLRPEEHYRFTYDLPEEELYDLAYVFEAPARGIGEPTVTALNDALAAWKKHHADARLTHADLEDRIVLVSRRRAFAWRTLELTDPFERAVFRLLDQPHTPAALTRKAAVKAPGAARDEAAVQRLLDSWLELGIVFRDGGQYVHLAPAAVNEDLLRLDFMRHAHAAPAREGAPNPEQEPEPVHV from the coding sequence ATGCGTGTCCTGCTGGTCAACATGCCCTGGTCGCCCATCGACCTGCCGTCACTCGCCCTGGGAATCCTCAAACGGAGCGTGGACGAGCGCGTGCCCGGCGCCGAGGCCGAGGTCCTGCACGCCAATCTGGAATTCACCGACTGGATCACCGCCCGTACCGAGTTCACCGGCGACGATTACGAGTACTACGCCCTGTCGTCCTATTTCATGGGCTGCGGCGACTGGGTGTTCTCCTCCGCCCTCTATGACGATCCGCAATGGCGTGACGAGGAATTCACGAAGGTGATGCGCGGGAAACTCAAGAAGTCCCGCATGGCGATGACCCGCGCGCTGCACCGGGTGGTTCCCGAGTTCGTCGACGAGATCGCGCGGCGGATCGTGGCGTACGCCCCGGACGTCGTCGGGTTCACGTCCACCTTCCAGCAGAACACCGCGGCGCTCGCCGCCGCCCGCCGCGTCAAGCAGCTCGCCCCGCACATCGTCACCGTCATGGGCGGCGCCAACTGCGACGGGGCCCAGGGTGCGGCCGTGCACCGGAACTTCGCCTTCGTCGACCACGTCGTACGCGGCGAGGGCGAGGCCGCCTTCCCGGAGTTGCTGACCGCGCTGGCCGGCGGCCGGGACCTCGCCGGGGTGCCGGGTCTGTGCCACCGCGGCCCGGACGGGGAGAGCCTGGCCAACCCCATGGCCACCCGCCCGCTGCCGCCCGCCGCGATCCTGCCGCCCGACTACACCGGCTACTTCGAGCGCCTCGCGGCCTCCGTCGCCCGCAACTGGGTCGAGCCGAAGCTGGTCGTCGAGGGCGCCCGGGGCTGCTGGTGGGGCGAGAAGCACCACTGCACCTTCTGCGGGCTCAACGGCTCCTTCATGGAGTTCCGTTCCAAGAGCCCGGACACCTTCTACGAGGAGATCATGGAGCTGGCCCGCCGCCACCGGGTCCTGGACATGTACGTCGTCGACAACATCCTCGACATGGGCTACCTCACGACCGTCCTGCCCCGGATCATCGACAGCGAGTACGACCTGCGGCTGCACATCGAGATCAAGGCCAACATGCGCCGGGCGCAGCTCCGTACGCTCGCCGAAGCGGGGATGATCTACGTCCAGCCGGGCATCGAGTCGCTCAACCACAAGGTGCTGGACCTGATGGACAAGGGCGTCAGCGGCTGCCAGAACGTCCGGATGCTGCGCGACGGCGCGGAGACCGGCCTGTCCGTGGCCTGGAACTACCTCCACGGCTTCCCCGGCGAGACCGCGGGCGACTACGAACCGGTGATCGCCCAGATCCCGGCCCTGGAGCACCTCGACCCGCCGGTCGACCTGTCGGCCCGGATCGCCATCGAACGCTTCAGCCCCTACTTCGAGCGCCCCGAGCTCGGCTTCACCGGGCTGCGCCCCGAGGAGCACTACCGCTTCACCTACGACCTCCCCGAGGAGGAGCTGTACGACCTGGCGTACGTTTTCGAGGCCCCGGCCCGCGGCATCGGCGAGCCCACCGTCACGGCCCTGAACGACGCGCTGGCCGCCTGGAAGAAGCACCACGCCGACGCCCGGCTCACCCACGCCGACCTGGAGGACCGCATCGTCCTCGTCTCCCGCCGGCGGGCGTTCGCGTGGCGGACCCTGGAGCTGACCGACCCCTTCGAGCGGGCCGTCTTCCGGCTGCTCGACCAGCCGCACACCCCCGCGGCCCTCACCCGCAAGGCCGCCGTCAAGGCACCCGGCGCGGCGCGCGACGAGGCCGCCGTCCAGCGCCTCCTCGACTCCTGGCTGGAGCTCGGGATCGTCTTCCGGGACGGCGGCCAGTACGTCCACCTCGCGCCGGCGGCCGTCAACGAGGACCTGCTGCGGCTGGACTTCATGCGCCACGCGCACGCGGCGCCCGCCCGCGAGGGGGCGCCGAACCCCGAGCAAGAGCCCGAGCCCGTTCACGTATGA
- a CDS encoding DUF2945 domain-containing protein, which yields MAKNRGKGEKLKKGDKVAWSSHGSRTEGEVEKKITERTEAAGRTVDASPDDPQYQVRSAKSGRSAVHKPSSLKKK from the coding sequence ATGGCGAAGAACCGCGGTAAGGGCGAGAAGCTGAAGAAGGGCGACAAGGTGGCCTGGAGCAGCCACGGCAGCCGGACCGAGGGCGAGGTGGAGAAGAAGATCACCGAGCGCACGGAGGCCGCGGGCCGCACGGTGGACGCCTCCCCGGACGACCCGCAGTACCAGGTGCGCAGCGCCAAGTCCGGCAGGTCCGCCGTCCACAAGCCGTCCTCGCTGAAGAAGAAGTGA
- a CDS encoding DUF3140 domain-containing protein: MDDEERRETWEQFRELVNMTPAGLEKWLESDESHSAGQHGKDGAESTGHASGRRIVEIQRSKKGDLSDDDYQHMRKVVGYVRRHLAQRPSGDVRDTRWRHSLMNWGHDPLA; encoded by the coding sequence GTGGACGACGAGGAGCGCCGGGAGACCTGGGAGCAGTTCCGGGAGCTGGTGAACATGACACCGGCCGGGCTGGAGAAGTGGCTGGAGTCGGACGAGTCGCACAGCGCCGGGCAGCACGGGAAGGACGGGGCGGAGTCCACCGGGCACGCCTCCGGCCGCCGGATCGTGGAGATCCAGCGGTCGAAGAAGGGTGACCTGTCGGACGACGACTACCAGCACATGCGCAAGGTCGTCGGCTACGTCCGCCGGCACCTGGCGCAGCGGCCCTCGGGCGACGTACGGGACACGAGGTGGCGGCACTCCCTGATGAACTGGGGCCACGACCCACTGGCCTGA
- a CDS encoding DUF5825 family protein, translating into MSTTLGPPAVLAWRDYDPAACELPGMYLGEIALPGPPAGESDRLWGLGARRVRLPDPVDLSGEPDPGRAASAVGALSLVRDLTARAVLVEWDLRLDPADGDGWQALSHLQPPRRLEGPAGADEALRSWRRGHYLCKCLWRKGPGFVQIRDRRWGELRRFTADEPEYAEAIERLAHGAPADSVPRAVLDDFRGEALVLDVGPLAWWLPYRISRWLQESMTI; encoded by the coding sequence ATGAGCACCACCCTCGGTCCGCCCGCCGTCCTCGCCTGGCGGGACTACGACCCCGCCGCCTGCGAGCTGCCCGGCATGTACCTCGGCGAGATCGCCCTGCCGGGCCCGCCGGCGGGTGAGAGCGACCGGCTGTGGGGGCTCGGCGCCCGCCGGGTGCGGCTGCCGGACCCCGTCGACCTCTCCGGTGAGCCGGACCCCGGGCGGGCCGCGTCGGCCGTGGGCGCGCTGAGCCTGGTGCGGGATCTGACCGCCCGGGCCGTGCTCGTCGAGTGGGACCTGCGGCTCGACCCGGCGGACGGGGACGGCTGGCAGGCGCTCAGCCACCTCCAGCCGCCCCGGCGACTCGAGGGCCCGGCGGGGGCGGACGAGGCGCTGCGCTCCTGGCGGCGCGGGCACTACCTGTGCAAGTGCCTGTGGCGCAAGGGTCCCGGCTTCGTGCAGATCCGTGACCGGCGCTGGGGCGAGCTGCGCCGCTTCACCGCCGACGAACCGGAGTACGCGGAGGCCATCGAGCGGCTCGCCCACGGGGCGCCGGCGGACTCGGTGCCCCGCGCCGTCCTCGACGACTTCCGCGGCGAGGCCCTCGTGCTGGACGTCGGGCCCCTCGCCTGGTGGCTGCCGTACCGGATCAGCCGCTGGCTCCAGGAGTCGATGACGATCTGA
- a CDS encoding MFS transporter, with protein sequence MSTAPPSHQRAAKHDFRLLWWANAADGVGTQATGAVLPLLLLGLGNSPQVVGLVAGVSTAAGLVLGPLVAVPVDRGARRRVMLGSASVAATAMGCAALALTAARPPLGLVLAAVLVERVATACFEAASRGTVALVCPPPEQPRAVGRLAAADQGALIVGPVLGGVLYQASRALPFVLDALSYAVGALCVRAMRTDLGVPAPRERGKGLLREGAAGLALVRSSPLLRLVLVWTATVNLVVVTLYFGALFALQHGGHGGGVLGAVLAASGAAGLAGSLAAPRIARRWGVPRVVTGATWLLVPLTGALAAVTAGATGVGGAGAGPWADRWTLAWACGVLFCLVCLLTPPASVALQARAIQSTAPALQARTGAVLATATTGAAALAPVLAGVLAGRVATYAPAVLCGVTLALLALHTRRRTVRAALANGPAGPTASAEVPV encoded by the coding sequence GTGTCAACCGCACCACCGTCCCACCAGAGGGCGGCGAAACATGATTTCCGGCTCCTCTGGTGGGCCAACGCCGCCGACGGCGTCGGCACCCAGGCCACGGGAGCCGTGCTTCCGCTGCTGCTTCTCGGGCTCGGGAACTCGCCCCAGGTCGTCGGCCTCGTCGCCGGGGTGTCCACCGCCGCCGGGCTCGTACTCGGCCCCCTGGTCGCCGTGCCCGTCGACCGGGGCGCGCGCAGGCGGGTGATGCTCGGCTCCGCCTCCGTGGCCGCCACCGCCATGGGGTGCGCCGCCCTCGCCCTGACCGCCGCCCGTCCGCCGCTGGGGCTGGTCCTCGCCGCCGTCCTGGTCGAACGGGTCGCGACCGCCTGCTTCGAGGCGGCCTCCCGCGGCACGGTCGCTCTGGTGTGCCCGCCGCCGGAACAGCCGCGGGCGGTGGGGCGGCTGGCGGCCGCCGATCAGGGCGCCCTGATCGTCGGGCCGGTCCTCGGCGGCGTCCTCTACCAGGCCTCCCGTGCGCTGCCGTTCGTCCTCGACGCCCTCTCCTACGCGGTCGGCGCTCTGTGCGTACGAGCGATGCGCACCGACCTCGGCGTGCCGGCGCCACGGGAGCGGGGCAAGGGGCTGCTGCGGGAGGGCGCGGCGGGACTGGCACTGGTGCGCTCCTCACCGCTGCTGCGCCTGGTACTGGTGTGGACCGCCACGGTCAACCTCGTGGTGGTGACGCTCTACTTCGGCGCCCTCTTCGCCCTCCAGCATGGCGGCCACGGCGGCGGTGTGCTCGGTGCCGTGCTGGCCGCGTCGGGCGCCGCCGGGCTCGCCGGCTCGCTCGCCGCGCCCCGGATCGCACGCCGATGGGGCGTCCCCCGCGTGGTGACCGGCGCGACCTGGCTGCTCGTCCCGCTCACCGGCGCGCTCGCCGCGGTCACGGCCGGCGCCACGGGTGTGGGCGGGGCGGGTGCGGGACCGTGGGCGGACCGGTGGACGCTCGCGTGGGCGTGCGGGGTGCTGTTCTGCCTGGTCTGCCTGCTGACCCCGCCGGCTTCCGTGGCGCTCCAGGCCCGGGCGATCCAGAGCACCGCACCGGCGTTGCAGGCGCGTACCGGCGCGGTCCTCGCCACCGCGACGACGGGCGCCGCGGCCCTGGCGCCCGTGCTCGCCGGGGTGCTCGCCGGCCGCGTGGCGACGTACGCGCCCGCGGTCCTGTGCGGTGTCACCCTGGCCCTGCTCGCGCTGCACACCCGCCGGCGGACCGTACGCGCGGCCCTGGCCAACGGTCCGGCCGGGCCCACGGCATCGGCGGAGGTGCCGGTATGA